Within Streptomyces sp. SS1-1, the genomic segment GTAGCCGACGGTGTTGCGGCCGCGCAGCAGCATCTGCAGGCAGATGTTCGGCACGGCCTCCCGCAGGGCCGCCAGCCGCTCCCAGGGGTCCTCGGCGAGGAAGCGCAGCGCCACGTCGTACGTCGCGCCGCCCCAGCACTCCAGGGACAGCAGCTGCGGCAGGGTGCGGGCCACCACAGGGGCTACGGCGAGCATGTCCTTGGTGCGCACGCGGGTGGCGAGCAGCGACTGGTGGGCGTCGCGGAACGTGGTGTCGGTGATGCCGATGGTCGGCGAGGACCGCAGCCAGTGCGCGAAGCCCTCGGGGCCGAGTTCGGCGAGCCTCTGCCGTGAGCCCGGGGCGGGGTCGGCGGCCGGGAGCGGGGGCACCTTGGTCAGCGGGTCGAGCAGGTCGGGGCGTTCGCCGTGCGGCTTGTTGACGGTGACGTCGGCGAGGTAGGTGAGCAACTTGGTGCCGCGGTCCGCCGAGTGACGGGCCGTCAGCAGGTGGGGGCGCTGTTCGATGAACGACGTGGTGACCCGGCCGGCCTGGAAGTCGGGGTCGTCGAGGACCGCCTGCAGGAAGGGGATGTTGGTGGCGACGCCGCGGATGCGGAACTCGGCCACGGCACGCCGGGCGCGGCCCACGGCGGTGGGGAAGTCCCGGCCCCGGCAGGTCAGTTTGACCAGCATGGAGTCGAAGTGGGCGCTGATCTCCGTACCGGCGTGGGTGGTTCCGCCGTCGAGCCGGATGCCGGAGCCGCCCGGCGAGCGGTAGGCGCTGATGCGGCCGGTGTCCGGGCGGAAGCCGTTGGCGGGGTCCTCGGTGGTGATCCGGCACTGGAGGGCGGCGCCGCGCAGGGTGATCGTCTCCTGGGCGAGGCCGAGGTCGGCCAGGGTCTCGCCGGCGGCGATCCGCAGCTGCGACTGCACCAGGTCGACGTCGGTGACCTCCTCGGTCACGGTGTGCTCGACCTGGATGCGCGGGTTCATCTCGATGAAGACGTGGTTGCCGTCCCGGTCGAGCAGGAACTCCACGGTGCCCGCGTTGCGGTAGCCGATCTGCCGGGCGAAGCGGACGGCGTCGGCGCAGATGCGGTCGCGCAGCTCCGGGTCGAGGTTGGGCGCGGGGGCCAGCTCGATGACCTTCTGGTGGCGGCGCTGCACGGAGCAGTCCCGCTCGTACAGGTGGATCACTTCGCCCTGGCCGTCGGCGAGGATCTGCACCTCGATGTGGCGGGGCTCGACGACGGCCTTCTCCAGGAAGACGGTGGAGTCGCCGAACGCCGACGCCGCCTCGCGGGACGCCGCCTCGATGGCCTCGCGCAGCTGGCCGGGCTCCTCGACCCGGCGCATCCCGCGCCCGCCGCCGCCGGCGACGGCCTTGACGAAGATCGGGAAGCCGATGCCGTCGGCGGCCCGGACGAGTTCGTCGACGTCGGTGGAGGGTGCCGACGAGCCGAGCACGGGGACGCCGGCCTCGCGGGCGGCGGCGACCGCGCGGGCCTTGTTGCCGGTCAGCTCCAGGATGTCCGCGCTGGGGCCGACGAAGGTGATGCCGGCCTCCTCGCAGGCCCGCGCCAGGTCGGGGTTCTCGGACAGGAAGCCGTAGCCGGGGTAGACGGCGTCCGCTCCGGCGCGGCGGGCGGCGCGGACGATCTCCTCGACGGAGAGGTAGGCGCGCACCGGGTGCCCGGGCTGCCCTATCTCGTACGCCTCGTCGGCCTTCAGCCGGTGCAGGGAGTTGCGGTCCTCGTACGGGAAGACGGCGACGGTGCGCGCGCCCAGCTCGTAGCCTGCGCGGAACGCGCGAATCGCGATCTCCCCGCGGTTGGCGACCAGCACCTTGCGGAACATTCTTGATCCCTTCGGCCGGAGACTGAGCACCCATGGTGTCGGGGCGATCGTTTCCACGCTATGTGAGCCGGGCCACTGACGGGTCCGCCGGGCGCTGGGCGGTGCGCACGCCCGTACGTGCGGGTCCGTACGGGCCTACCCTGTTTCTGAGCCTTCTGTCGTCGCGGGAGGTGTGAGCGAGGTGCCCTATGGCCGGCGCGATTGACCACGGTGTGCCGACGCACGGCGCGATCGGCGACCCGACGGGCCCGCTCACGTCCGCGGCGGGCCACGCGGGTGTCTTCGAGGACCTGCTGCCGCTGGCGCTGTGGGTCGCCGACGGCGACGGGCTGCTCGTGCAGTGGTCGCTGGCCGCGCAGGACCTGCTGGGGCACACCCCGGAGCAGATGCTGGGGCGGGACGCCAAGCTGGCGCTCGTCCCCGAGGAGAACCACCGGCTCGCGGACCGGCTGGCGGGCTCGGTGCGGACCGGCGCGGCGGTGGTCGCGCGGCTGCCCGTCCGCCACCGCGACGGCCGCCTCCTCGACATGGAGATGTGGCACTGCCCGATCCCGGACGCCCGGGGCCGCACCGGTGTCCTGGCCATCGCGGCGGACACCTCCGCCGTGGAGGGGATGCGGGACGCGCTGGCGGCGCTGGAGGGGCTGTTCGAGCAGTCCCCCGTCGGGCTCGCCATGCTCGGCCCCGACCTGCGGTTCCTGCGGGTCAACGAGGCGATGGCCCGGATGGACGGCGTCCCGGTCCCCGACCACGTCGGCCGGAGCCTCACGGACGTCGCGCCCGGCGCCGCCCCCCTGGAGTCGGTGATGCGGGGCGTCCTGGAACGGGGCGAGGCCGTGGTGGACCACCGGCACACCTCGTCCGGCGCGGACCCGGCACGGCGGCGCACCTGGTCGTGCTCCTACGCGCCCCTGCTCGGCCCGGCCGGCCGGCGGGTCGGGGTGATCGCCTCGCTGATCGACGTGACCCGCGAGCAGCGCGCCCACCTGGAGGCCGAGCGGGCCCGGCGGCGCCTGGCGCTGCTCGCGGAGGCGGGCGCGCAGATGGGCTCGACCCTGGATCTGCGGCAGACGGCCGAGGAGGTCGTCCGGGTGCTGGTGCCGCGGCTGGCCGACTCGGCGGACGTCCAGCTGCTGGAGGAGGCGGTGGCGCCGGACGAGACCGCCGCGTCCGCGCACGGCGTGGTCCGCCGGGCGGCGGCGTCCTTCACCGACCCGCTGGCGCCGGCGGACCAGCTCGCGGTCGGCATGACCCAGCAGGTCCCGCGCGGATCGGTGTACGAGCGGGTCATCGAGGACGGCCGGGCCATGAACCTGTACCTCGCCGACATCGGGCAGCTGATCCCCGCCCCCGAGGCCGAGCCGCTGCGCGCCTACCTGTACGCGCGGGTCGGCTCGGCACGGCTGGTGCCGCTGGTGGCCCGGGGGACGGTGCTCGGCGCGGTGGTGGTGTCACGGACGAGGGACCGCGAGCCGTTCGACGACCAGGACACGCTGCTGATCGACGAGCTGGTCGCGCGGGCGGCGCTGAACATCGACAACGCCCGGATGTACAGCCGGGAGCGGGACGCCGCGCTCACCCTGCAGCGCAGCCTCATGGACCCCTGTCTGCCGGACGTACGGGGGCTGGAGCTGACCGGGCGCTATCTGCCGGCCGGCGAGCACGAGGTCGGCGGGGACTGGTTCGACGCGATCGCGCTGCCGGGCGGGCGGACCGCGCTGGTGATCGGGGACGTGATGGGGCACGGCATCCACGCGGCGGCCGTCATGGGCCAGCTGCGGACCGCCGTACGGACCCTGGCGCGCCGCGACACCACCCCCGACCAGGTGCTGCGGTACCTGGACGCCGTGGTGGCCGACCTCGGGGAGAACGAGATGGCCACCTGTCTGTACGCCGTGCACGATCCGGTCTCCGGACACTGCCTGGTCGCCAGCGCGGGGCATCCGCCGCCCCTGGTCGCCGACCGGGGCACGGTCGCCTTCCTGGACGGACCGGCGGGCCCGCCGCTGGGTGTGGGCCGGCAGGACTGGCGGGTGCAGCATCTGCGTCTGGAGCCGCGGAGCCTGCTGCTGGCGTACACCGACGGGCTGATCGAGAGCCGGGGCACCGACCTGGAGCAGGGCATGGGCCGGCTGGCGCGTTCGGTGCGCGATCCCGGCCGGCCGCTGGAGCGGATCTGCGACGACCTCCTCGCGGACCTCGTGCCCGGCACGGCCGACGACGACGTGGCCGTGCTCCTCGCACGGGCCCTGCCCAGGTGAGACGGCGCGGACCCGGCCGTCACCCGACCGAGGCACCCCGGCGGTCGTGATCAAGCACGGGGTGGACACTCGGCTGATACTGAGAGGGAACGCTGCAAGGCCAGGCATACGGAACGGCAGCAGCGCCCGTGCGCCGGGCCCCCGGGTCCCGCGTACGGCGCGAGATGGGTGGGCGATGCACGACACATCCCCTACGTCGCTCAATGAGAGTCCGGAGGACCCGTTCTCGGTGCTCCGGTCCGCGGCGGCCGTGCTGGACCGGCGTGGGCGGGTCGT encodes:
- a CDS encoding pyruvate carboxylase encodes the protein MFRKVLVANRGEIAIRAFRAGYELGARTVAVFPYEDRNSLHRLKADEAYEIGQPGHPVRAYLSVEEIVRAARRAGADAVYPGYGFLSENPDLARACEEAGITFVGPSADILELTGNKARAVAAAREAGVPVLGSSAPSTDVDELVRAADGIGFPIFVKAVAGGGGRGMRRVEEPGQLREAIEAASREAASAFGDSTVFLEKAVVEPRHIEVQILADGQGEVIHLYERDCSVQRRHQKVIELAPAPNLDPELRDRICADAVRFARQIGYRNAGTVEFLLDRDGNHVFIEMNPRIQVEHTVTEEVTDVDLVQSQLRIAAGETLADLGLAQETITLRGAALQCRITTEDPANGFRPDTGRISAYRSPGGSGIRLDGGTTHAGTEISAHFDSMLVKLTCRGRDFPTAVGRARRAVAEFRIRGVATNIPFLQAVLDDPDFQAGRVTTSFIEQRPHLLTARHSADRGTKLLTYLADVTVNKPHGERPDLLDPLTKVPPLPAADPAPGSRQRLAELGPEGFAHWLRSSPTIGITDTTFRDAHQSLLATRVRTKDMLAVAPVVARTLPQLLSLECWGGATYDVALRFLAEDPWERLAALREAVPNICLQMLLRGRNTVGYTPYPTEVTDAFVQEAAATGIDIFRIFDALNDVSQMRPAIEAVRETGTAVAEVALCYTSDLSDPSERLYTLDYYLRLAEQIVEAGAHVLAVKDMAGLLRAPAAAKLVSALRREFELPVHLHTHDTAGGQLATYLAAIQAGADAVDGAVASMAGTTSQPSLSAIVAATDHSERPTGLDLQAVGDLEPYWESVRKVYAPFEAGLASPTGRVYHHEIPGGQLSNLRTQAVALGLGDRFEEIEAMYAAADRMLGRLVKVTPSSKVVGDLALHLVGAGVSPADFEASPDRFDIPDSVIGFLRGELGTPPGGWPEPFRTKALQGRGEAKPVPELSADDREGLAKDRRATLNRLLFPGPTREFETHRDSYGDTSVLDSKDFFYGLRPGKEYAVDLERGVRLLIELQAIGDADERGMRTVMSTLNGQLRPIQVRDRAAASDVPVTEKADRSNPGHVAAPFAGVVTLTVGEGDEVEAGATVATIEAMKMEASITAGKSGRVARLAIGRIQQVEGGDLLVEIA
- a CDS encoding SpoIIE family protein phosphatase; translation: MAGAIDHGVPTHGAIGDPTGPLTSAAGHAGVFEDLLPLALWVADGDGLLVQWSLAAQDLLGHTPEQMLGRDAKLALVPEENHRLADRLAGSVRTGAAVVARLPVRHRDGRLLDMEMWHCPIPDARGRTGVLAIAADTSAVEGMRDALAALEGLFEQSPVGLAMLGPDLRFLRVNEAMARMDGVPVPDHVGRSLTDVAPGAAPLESVMRGVLERGEAVVDHRHTSSGADPARRRTWSCSYAPLLGPAGRRVGVIASLIDVTREQRAHLEAERARRRLALLAEAGAQMGSTLDLRQTAEEVVRVLVPRLADSADVQLLEEAVAPDETAASAHGVVRRAAASFTDPLAPADQLAVGMTQQVPRGSVYERVIEDGRAMNLYLADIGQLIPAPEAEPLRAYLYARVGSARLVPLVARGTVLGAVVVSRTRDREPFDDQDTLLIDELVARAALNIDNARMYSRERDAALTLQRSLMDPCLPDVRGLELTGRYLPAGEHEVGGDWFDAIALPGGRTALVIGDVMGHGIHAAAVMGQLRTAVRTLARRDTTPDQVLRYLDAVVADLGENEMATCLYAVHDPVSGHCLVASAGHPPPLVADRGTVAFLDGPAGPPLGVGRQDWRVQHLRLEPRSLLLAYTDGLIESRGTDLEQGMGRLARSVRDPGRPLERICDDLLADLVPGTADDDVAVLLARALPR